From Butyricimonas paravirosa, one genomic window encodes:
- a CDS encoding cation:proton antiporter, whose translation MLNLNILSVTLPLTNPVLIFSVILFIILFAPLVLHRFKIPDIVGLIIAGALIGPYGLHIMDRDSSIVLFGTVGLLYIMFVAGLEIDMADFKKNSKRSLIFGLYTFFIPMILGTFAGVYLLDFSYPTSILLASMFASHTLVTYPIVSKYGITKNRAVNVTIGGTVVTCLLALLVLAVIVGMSTGELTQGFWIRLGVSTLVFAFIVLWGFPFVGRWYFKRYDDRVGQFIFVLGLVFFASFLAEAAGLEAIIGAFLAGLALNRLIPNTSALMNRIEFVGNALFIPFFLIGVGMLVNFHVFLYDLTTIWVAVIMCVVATVSKFIPAWLAQKNFRFTASERTLIFGLSNAQAAATLAAVLVGYNVILGTTPEGEPIRLLNESVLNGTIVMILVTCIIASFATQKGAQEVALAEFAEDESVDSEEVEDRILIPLSNIENVEELVSLAVTIKSKKAKAVMTALNVIQADEGDSMAEKKANLLLEKATKAAAATDNELVTSLRYDEDIVNGIKNATKEHKITDIVLGLRKEGVISDTFLGNLTDRVLSKCATTTLVYRPAQPLSTIKRYVVVVPFRAEREIGFPYWVIRVWNMAKNSNSKIVFYADTAVLNVLQDIHAKHHIEVEFNEFNNWDDFLIISRDIKENDALMIVMSRRNYPSYLRNMTMIPTYLNKYFCKNSCILVYPMQIGIGEQELGALKSIPHADSHDSLDDLADVLRGLFKRNK comes from the coding sequence ATGTTGAATCTGAATATACTAAGTGTTACATTACCATTAACGAATCCCGTGTTAATCTTTTCTGTAATCCTTTTTATTATTCTGTTTGCCCCACTTGTATTACATCGTTTTAAGATTCCGGATATTGTCGGTCTGATTATTGCCGGTGCTTTGATCGGGCCTTACGGCTTGCATATCATGGATCGGGATAGTAGTATCGTGTTGTTCGGGACAGTGGGTTTATTGTATATCATGTTCGTGGCAGGGCTGGAAATTGATATGGCGGATTTTAAAAAGAATAGTAAACGGAGTTTGATATTCGGTCTTTACACGTTCTTTATCCCGATGATTTTGGGAACATTTGCCGGGGTTTATTTATTGGATTTCTCTTATCCTACTTCCATTTTATTGGCGAGTATGTTTGCCTCTCACACGTTGGTGACTTATCCGATCGTGAGTAAATATGGAATCACAAAGAATCGGGCGGTCAACGTGACGATTGGCGGGACCGTGGTGACTTGTTTGCTGGCCTTGCTCGTGTTGGCGGTTATCGTGGGAATGTCCACGGGAGAGTTGACTCAAGGGTTCTGGATACGTTTGGGTGTATCAACGCTCGTGTTTGCTTTTATCGTGCTTTGGGGATTTCCTTTTGTTGGACGCTGGTATTTCAAACGATATGATGATCGCGTGGGGCAGTTTATATTTGTTCTGGGCCTTGTTTTCTTTGCCTCTTTCTTGGCAGAGGCGGCAGGGTTGGAGGCTATTATCGGGGCATTCTTGGCGGGATTGGCATTAAATCGTTTGATTCCGAATACGTCGGCATTGATGAACCGGATTGAGTTCGTGGGGAATGCTTTGTTTATTCCGTTTTTCCTGATCGGGGTCGGAATGTTGGTGAATTTTCACGTGTTTTTGTATGATTTGACCACGATATGGGTGGCTGTTATCATGTGTGTGGTGGCAACCGTATCGAAGTTTATCCCGGCTTGGCTGGCACAAAAAAACTTCCGGTTTACGGCTTCTGAAAGGACATTGATTTTTGGATTGAGTAATGCTCAAGCGGCGGCTACTTTGGCGGCAGTTCTGGTGGGGTATAACGTTATTTTGGGGACAACTCCGGAAGGAGAACCGATTCGTTTACTGAATGAAAGCGTGTTGAATGGTACGATCGTGATGATTTTGGTGACCTGTATTATTGCCTCTTTTGCCACGCAGAAAGGAGCGCAGGAGGTGGCTTTGGCCGAGTTTGCAGAAGATGAGAGCGTGGATAGTGAAGAAGTAGAAGATCGCATTTTGATTCCATTGAGTAATATCGAGAATGTGGAGGAGTTAGTCAGTTTGGCTGTAACGATTAAATCCAAAAAGGCGAAAGCCGTGATGACGGCTTTGAACGTGATTCAAGCGGACGAGGGAGACAGTATGGCGGAGAAGAAAGCGAATCTGTTACTGGAAAAGGCAACGAAAGCTGCTGCGGCAACAGATAACGAGTTGGTGACATCCTTGCGTTATGATGAGGATATTGTAAATGGTATCAAAAATGCCACGAAAGAGCATAAGATAACTGATATTGTACTGGGACTTCGCAAAGAAGGGGTCATTTCTGATACCTTTTTGGGGAACCTGACAGATCGGGTATTATCAAAATGTGCCACGACTACATTAGTTTACCGTCCGGCACAGCCTTTATCCACGATAAAACGTTACGTTGTGGTGGTACCGTTCCGGGCAGAGAGAGAAATCGGTTTCCCTTACTGGGTAATTCGAGTGTGGAATATGGCTAAGAATTCAAATAGTAAGATCGTGTTTTATGCCGATACTGCCGTGTTGAATGTGTTACAGGATATACATGCCAAGCATCATATCGAGGTTGAGTTTAATGAATTCAATAATTGGGATGATTTTCTGATCATATCCCGTGATATAAAAGAAAATGATGCTTTGATGATCGTGATGAGTAGAAGGAATTACCCCTCTTATTTGAGAAATATGACGATGATCCCGACTTATTTGAACAAGTATTTCTGTAAAAATAGTTGTATTTTGGTTTATCCGATGCAGATAGGTATTGGCGAACAGGAGTTAGGTGCGTTAAAGAGTATACCTCATGCGGATTCTCATGACAGCCTGGATGATCTGGCGGATGTCTTGAGAGGGTTGTTCAAGAGAAATAAATGA
- a CDS encoding RNA polymerase sigma-70 factor → MNRNYCFILTNGTQLDFKQVFDQYFNSLVLFADRYLGEREESESLVQDAFLALWENRLEFPDELSVKAYLYSTVRNKALNVLKHRKIEQHYMNEILQDEDAELYYMRSVIEEETRRLIFTAIDSLPEHCRKVCLLNLEGMDNQEIAEELQISLNTVKFHKKNAYKLLRDKLKDQFYLLFLI, encoded by the coding sequence ATGAACAGGAATTATTGTTTTATATTAACGAATGGGACGCAGCTTGATTTCAAGCAAGTGTTCGATCAATATTTTAATTCCTTGGTTCTTTTTGCTGATCGTTATTTGGGAGAGCGAGAAGAGAGTGAATCTCTTGTACAGGATGCTTTTCTGGCTTTATGGGAAAATCGACTGGAGTTTCCGGATGAACTTTCCGTGAAGGCGTATTTATATTCTACGGTGCGGAATAAGGCTTTGAATGTGTTGAAACATCGTAAGATTGAGCAACATTATATGAATGAAATTCTTCAGGACGAGGATGCGGAGCTTTATTATATGAGGTCGGTAATTGAAGAAGAAACACGCCGGTTAATTTTTACTGCCATTGATTCTTTACCGGAACATTGCAGAAAGGTGTGTCTGTTGAATCTCGAAGGAATGGATAATCAGGAAATTGCGGAAGAATTGCAGATTTCTCTGAATACGGTAAAATTTCATAAAAAGAACGCTTACAAACTATTACGGGATAAATTGAAAGATCAATTTTATCTTCTGTTTCTTATTTAG
- a CDS encoding FecR family protein translates to MTRKYIRIAELIYKDKIGELTGQEKQELLAWLEESDFNRQIFDELAKGSSLSRSYAEYRNVHREQVWNKIEKQIAPQRSRLSLRWIGYAASVMILVVAGWFAFQMSDNKDSVQEGKKVARITPGTQKAILHLDNGEQVVLADNNTVIVEDSLSGKIEQVDKTLVYQTESTVKDERLNVLEIPNGGEFQVTLADGSRVWLNAGTRLTYPIAFVGKERRVRLDGEGYFEVERDESKPFIVEINGMEVKVLGTSFNLRSFAADNRSTATLVSGKIEVKTPTQRIELLPNQQADLLVGENKLAVREVDAVAYSAWTKGRFVFRRERLETILDDVSRWYNVTVFYEQSRVKDILFSGIVERYADISETLEMLEKTGKVNFIVDEQKIIVRAK, encoded by the coding sequence ATGACTAGAAAATATATTCGAATAGCGGAATTGATCTATAAGGATAAAATCGGGGAACTTACCGGGCAGGAGAAGCAAGAACTGCTTGCTTGGTTGGAGGAATCTGATTTTAATAGGCAGATATTCGATGAATTAGCAAAAGGAAGTTCATTAAGTCGGAGTTATGCTGAATACCGAAATGTACATCGGGAACAGGTGTGGAATAAAATTGAAAAACAGATAGCTCCGCAAAGGTCTCGGTTGTCGTTGCGATGGATCGGGTATGCGGCATCCGTGATGATATTGGTGGTGGCGGGATGGTTTGCCTTCCAAATGTCGGATAATAAGGATTCGGTACAAGAAGGTAAAAAAGTAGCCCGGATTACACCGGGGACACAAAAGGCGATATTACATTTGGATAACGGGGAGCAAGTCGTTTTGGCAGACAATAACACGGTGATTGTTGAAGACAGTCTTTCCGGGAAAATAGAACAAGTGGATAAGACGTTAGTGTATCAAACGGAATCTACCGTGAAGGACGAACGACTTAACGTGTTGGAAATCCCGAATGGGGGTGAATTTCAAGTAACATTAGCTGATGGGTCGAGAGTGTGGTTGAATGCGGGGACTAGATTGACTTACCCGATTGCTTTTGTAGGAAAAGAACGGCGGGTACGTTTGGATGGTGAAGGTTATTTTGAAGTTGAGCGGGATGAGAGCAAGCCTTTCATCGTGGAAATAAATGGAATGGAGGTGAAAGTGCTGGGGACATCCTTTAATTTGAGGTCTTTTGCTGCAGACAATCGTTCGACGGCAACTTTGGTGAGTGGTAAAATTGAGGTGAAAACTCCCACGCAACGTATTGAACTTTTACCGAATCAACAAGCGGATTTATTGGTAGGGGAAAACAAACTTGCTGTGCGTGAAGTTGATGCAGTTGCTTACAGTGCTTGGACGAAAGGAAGGTTTGTGTTTCGTCGGGAACGTTTAGAGACGATACTGGATGATGTGTCTCGTTGGTATAACGTGACGGTATTTTATGAACAAAGTCGGGTGAAGGATATACTTTTCTCCGGAATCGTGGAGCGATATGCAGATATATCCGAAACGTTGGAAATGTTAGAAAAGACTGGGAAAGTGAATTTTATAGTAGATGAACAGAAAATTATAGTGCGAGCCAAATAA
- a CDS encoding SusC/RagA family TonB-linked outer membrane protein, whose translation MKKKREFDFLKRGKLQISLLKMKVTVLLLLVCVLQSMAGAYSQTAKYDISMTGGKLENVFKLIEQKGEYTFLYSIEDVDQISSVNVNVKQADLKEVLDICLANTKLTYEINGRLVIIRVKDENPENKMVVIKGVVKDKKGEPLPGVTVVGKGTAIGVATANNGDFTITFPKRDSMVLVFSFVGMRTKEVMWKGEKMLSVVMEEEVNEMDEVVITGYQVIDRRKSTSAVSSVKMEDIMIPGVSTLDKMLEGQIPDLMVMTNSGESGVAPKIRIRGTSTLIGNREPLWVIDGVIVQDPVQISPDELNDPDYINRIGNAISGLNPQDIERIDVLKDASATALYGTKAANGVIVITTKRGHVGEPQISYRGTATLKLRPRYSDRNIDLMSAKERLNVSRELAEAGYQYATSVTWVGYEKLLRELYNRTITYEEFEKQVAYLGEENTDWFKLLTRDAFSSSHTVSVTGGTEKVRYYSSVGVNIEEDVVKPNLDRRYTGTLNLDMNFTPWLAASFNVNANTSKRKYYQEEISPINYAYNTSRAIPAYTEEGKYSFYLIPSGFSYYDYNILNELENSSKRQEGSSVTFRANLNVKPWEWLKISTILSYSVANTDIEGYWGSKTYHAALIRRSADEAGADESSGMPRGGELTVDKSRNKSYMFRLQADLNRYWGIDQQHNVNASVGMETNSTKYDAYKNITRGYDPERGKQFIVVDPTVYTSYANWMSENVPVVTDNLSNMLSWYGSVSYSYGNWFTVNANVRYDGSNQFGERSNDKLLPIWSASFNYNVMEHFKGEQDWFDDLRLKMSYGYQGNMLDGQSPVAIISKKPYNDHYGEYVSSITTYPNPDLKWEKTGSLNVGVEFSMFQRRLMVVASYYRKKTKDAYLNKEISGVNGMTSYVVNGGEIVNSGYDFALTLNPIRKEDLRWYVSTSFTHTNNEVNSLPGADQFERTNFLNGTAVVKGKSVSSFYSYKFTGLDSKGLPMFDDMEDEQESLYGKSKYEVFTQVLEESGRREPIIFGGLNTTVNYKRWRLNAAFSYSLGAKTRLFKLYTDNGARVRPESNLNRTFLKRWQHPGDEKYTNIPAFMIDGGSSSSLSHWSGFTSGQVPLIADTKWEMYNYSNLRVVSADYLKCTNLGLTYSFDAERWGISLLEVSASVSNPFIVTNSKLKGQTPVQSGFTEVQLSERPTFTFGLNVTF comes from the coding sequence ATGAAAAAAAAACGAGAATTTGACTTTCTCAAGAGGGGAAAGTTGCAAATTAGTTTGTTAAAGATGAAAGTGACAGTATTACTACTTTTAGTGTGTGTCTTGCAAAGTATGGCAGGAGCGTATTCCCAGACGGCGAAATACGATATTTCGATGACAGGTGGGAAGTTGGAAAATGTATTCAAGTTGATTGAACAGAAAGGAGAATATACTTTCTTGTATTCAATTGAAGACGTGGACCAGATTTCTTCTGTAAACGTGAATGTGAAACAAGCGGATTTGAAAGAGGTACTGGATATTTGCTTGGCGAATACAAAATTGACTTACGAGATCAATGGTCGTTTGGTAATTATTCGGGTGAAGGATGAGAATCCTGAAAATAAAATGGTCGTGATTAAAGGAGTGGTGAAAGATAAAAAAGGAGAGCCATTACCGGGGGTAACTGTTGTCGGGAAGGGAACGGCTATTGGCGTGGCTACTGCGAATAATGGTGATTTTACGATCACGTTTCCTAAACGGGATTCGATGGTGCTTGTATTTTCGTTCGTGGGTATGAGGACGAAGGAGGTGATGTGGAAGGGAGAGAAGATGTTGAGCGTGGTGATGGAAGAAGAAGTGAACGAAATGGATGAGGTCGTGATTACTGGTTATCAGGTAATTGATCGTCGGAAGTCAACGAGTGCTGTGTCTTCGGTAAAAATGGAGGATATCATGATTCCGGGAGTATCGACGTTGGACAAGATGCTGGAAGGGCAGATCCCTGATTTGATGGTGATGACGAATTCTGGTGAATCGGGTGTTGCCCCGAAAATTAGGATTCGGGGAACTTCGACGTTGATCGGGAATCGGGAACCGTTGTGGGTCATAGATGGTGTGATCGTGCAGGATCCGGTGCAGATTTCGCCGGACGAGTTGAATGATCCGGATTATATAAATCGTATCGGTAATGCTATCTCCGGGTTGAATCCGCAGGATATTGAACGTATCGACGTGTTGAAGGATGCTTCGGCGACGGCTCTTTACGGTACGAAAGCTGCGAATGGAGTGATCGTGATTACCACGAAACGGGGACACGTTGGGGAACCGCAAATTTCTTATCGTGGAACAGCCACGTTGAAGCTAAGGCCTCGTTATTCGGATCGAAATATAGATTTGATGAGTGCCAAGGAGCGATTGAATGTTTCCCGTGAGTTGGCGGAGGCAGGTTATCAGTATGCGACAAGTGTTACTTGGGTCGGGTACGAGAAGTTATTGCGGGAACTGTATAACCGTACGATCACGTACGAGGAGTTCGAGAAACAGGTAGCCTATCTGGGCGAGGAGAACACGGATTGGTTTAAGTTGTTGACAAGGGATGCCTTTTCTTCTTCCCATACGGTGAGCGTGACAGGAGGAACGGAAAAAGTCCGTTATTATTCTTCCGTGGGGGTTAATATCGAGGAGGATGTGGTGAAGCCTAATCTTGACCGTCGCTACACGGGGACATTGAATTTGGATATGAATTTCACACCTTGGTTAGCGGCTTCGTTCAATGTGAATGCGAACACGTCAAAACGGAAATATTATCAAGAGGAGATTTCTCCGATTAATTATGCTTATAATACAAGTCGGGCGATTCCGGCTTACACGGAAGAGGGGAAGTATAGTTTTTATTTGATTCCGAGTGGTTTTTCTTACTATGACTACAATATACTTAACGAGTTGGAGAATAGTAGTAAGCGGCAGGAGGGTTCTTCTGTTACTTTCCGGGCGAATCTGAATGTGAAGCCTTGGGAATGGTTGAAAATTTCAACGATCTTATCTTATTCGGTGGCAAATACGGATATCGAGGGATACTGGGGATCGAAGACTTATCATGCTGCTCTAATTCGAAGAAGCGCCGATGAGGCGGGAGCGGATGAAAGTTCCGGAATGCCGAGAGGGGGAGAGTTGACGGTGGATAAATCTCGTAACAAGTCATACATGTTCCGGTTGCAGGCAGATTTGAATCGGTACTGGGGTATTGATCAGCAACATAATGTAAATGCGTCGGTGGGTATGGAAACAAATTCCACGAAATATGATGCGTACAAAAATATTACCCGGGGATATGATCCGGAGCGCGGAAAACAGTTTATCGTGGTTGATCCCACAGTGTACACCTCCTATGCGAATTGGATGTCGGAGAATGTGCCGGTGGTGACGGATAATTTGAGTAATATGTTGTCGTGGTACGGTAGTGTTTCCTATAGTTATGGGAATTGGTTTACCGTGAATGCCAATGTGCGGTATGATGGTTCGAACCAGTTTGGAGAGAGAAGTAATGATAAACTTTTACCGATATGGTCGGCTTCGTTTAATTATAACGTGATGGAGCATTTTAAAGGGGAACAGGATTGGTTTGATGATTTGCGGTTGAAAATGTCCTATGGGTATCAAGGGAATATGCTGGACGGGCAGTCGCCTGTGGCGATTATTTCGAAAAAACCGTATAATGATCATTACGGGGAGTATGTTTCGTCGATCACTACTTATCCGAATCCAGATTTGAAGTGGGAAAAGACGGGTTCATTGAATGTGGGAGTGGAATTTTCCATGTTTCAGCGTCGGTTGATGGTCGTAGCCTCGTATTATCGGAAAAAAACAAAAGATGCTTATTTGAACAAGGAAATTTCGGGAGTGAATGGTATGACTTCTTACGTGGTGAACGGGGGCGAGATCGTGAATAGCGGGTATGATTTTGCACTCACTCTGAACCCGATTCGGAAGGAAGATTTGCGTTGGTACGTGTCAACATCGTTTACCCACACGAATAATGAGGTAAATTCGTTACCTGGGGCAGATCAGTTCGAACGTACGAATTTTCTGAATGGGACTGCCGTGGTGAAGGGTAAGTCTGTGAGTTCGTTCTACTCTTATAAGTTCACGGGATTAGATTCAAAGGGATTGCCAATGTTTGATGATATGGAAGATGAGCAGGAGTCTCTTTATGGAAAGTCAAAATATGAGGTGTTTACTCAGGTGTTAGAGGAATCGGGTAGAAGGGAGCCGATTATATTCGGGGGATTGAACACGACGGTGAATTATAAACGATGGCGTTTGAATGCGGCATTCTCTTATAGCTTGGGGGCAAAGACACGTTTGTTTAAGTTGTACACGGATAATGGAGCTAGGGTACGTCCGGAGAGTAATTTGAATAGAACTTTTCTGAAACGCTGGCAGCATCCGGGGGATGAAAAATATACAAATATTCCTGCATTTATGATAGATGGCGGCTCATCTTCTAGCTTGAGCCACTGGTCCGGTTTTACCTCTGGGCAAGTTCCTCTAATTGCAGACACGAAGTGGGAGATGTATAATTATAGTAATCTCCGGGTGGTGAGTGCTGATTATTTGAAATGTACCAATCTGGGATTGACTTACTCGTTTGATGCTGAACGGTGGGGCATTTCATTGTTGGAAGTTTCCGCCTCTGTGAGTAATCCTTTTATCGTGACGAATAGTAAGCTGAAGGGACAGACGCCCGTGCAGAGCGGTTTCACGGAAGTGCAACTTTCGGAGCGACCGACGTTTACTTTTGGATTGAATGTAACTTTTTAA
- a CDS encoding TlpA disulfide reductase family protein has translation MMKYMYILLIVLFVGACNQVEKYSISGTWKGADGQIVCLLEGWGEDARVVDSAIVRDGKFHMGKEFTGEKRLTLSMGSGTETILLDREPIVVDIVGFLGDENVQNSCTVKGSPEQAVMKRAGDLQFTRTFAVMFGYAMDQKDVSLEAFIDSNLNRMSIAYFMEDLLLSKYPFEEIAKDYERLTPEVKASAAGKSLKGHIDYMRPTRVGGIAPDIDLTTPEEKHVSLYSLRGKYVLLDFWASWCGPCRKEVPNLKAIYERFRDKGFEVYSVSLDDKRDAWMKAIAELELPWVHVSSLKGWDCPVAKRYGVTSVPKMYLLNPKGEIIAMDLRGEELEQKVASFFN, from the coding sequence ATGATGAAATATATGTATATTCTTTTAATCGTCCTTTTTGTCGGGGCGTGTAATCAGGTCGAGAAGTATTCCATTTCAGGGACTTGGAAAGGGGCTGACGGACAGATCGTTTGTTTGTTGGAAGGTTGGGGTGAAGATGCCCGAGTGGTTGATAGCGCTATTGTTCGAGATGGTAAATTTCACATGGGTAAGGAATTCACGGGGGAGAAAAGATTGACGCTTTCCATGGGATCAGGAACAGAAACTATTTTACTGGATCGGGAGCCGATAGTGGTTGATATTGTCGGATTTTTGGGAGATGAAAACGTGCAGAATTCTTGCACGGTGAAGGGCAGTCCCGAACAAGCGGTGATGAAACGGGCTGGAGACTTGCAATTTACTCGTACTTTTGCCGTGATGTTCGGTTATGCGATGGATCAAAAAGATGTGTCGTTGGAAGCGTTTATCGATTCTAATTTAAACCGGATGTCAATTGCTTATTTCATGGAGGATTTGCTTTTGTCGAAATACCCGTTCGAGGAGATTGCGAAGGATTATGAGCGTTTGACACCGGAGGTGAAAGCTTCTGCTGCGGGGAAATCGTTGAAAGGCCATATTGATTACATGAGACCGACACGAGTGGGAGGAATTGCCCCGGATATAGATTTGACTACGCCGGAAGAGAAACACGTTTCGTTATACTCGTTGCGGGGGAAGTACGTGTTGTTGGATTTTTGGGCATCGTGGTGCGGCCCCTGCCGGAAGGAAGTCCCGAACTTGAAAGCGATTTACGAGCGATTCCGGGATAAGGGATTCGAGGTTTATAGCGTGTCGTTGGATGATAAGCGTGATGCTTGGATGAAGGCTATTGCTGAATTGGAATTGCCTTGGGTACACGTGTCTTCCTTGAAGGGGTGGGATTGTCCGGTGGCGAAACGTTACGGTGTGACGAGTGTTCCGAAAATGTATTTGTTGAACCCGAAAGGGGAAATTATTGCGATGGATTTGCGGGGTGAGGAGTTGGAGCAAAAAGTGGCTTCTTTTTTTAATTAA
- a CDS encoding RagB/SusD family nutrient uptake outer membrane protein — MKNLYLIICFLALCGCSGFLEEYSQDKSYIKGYDDLDEILLGNAYFERFYVTNGWQFSGIAGEANLACLHVMSDELAQQTKGDSWVDEGACGTSFGYHTWQYRVYENLEGKTAWDDAADFRHLYAHINACNIILDEVKAYENVTEEEDVQNVSRIKGESYFLRGSCYFFLVNLYGKPYAKATAGNDPAVPIKLSNNVEDKYYQRSSVAEVYKQVVADLLEAEKYLKDVPKKSVWRADIVATRLMLSRVYLYMCDYENAAKYAKLVTEEGPRLTDLNGYSNSQFLYPGLSELIFSTGSTSLPGALSFYASSETSISTYVSNQDMRVSDELYLAYKPEEAKDLRLEHFIVSSDDLGLLYKKMYGAAWVTPEMSDVFVLRTSEAYLNLAEAAACGEDEVTARKALNDLRERRIKREAFDKAEVNALSGEELVRFIREERRRELCLEGHRWFDLRRYKVAEKYPQETTVNHIVENRVYNESTRKYETIWKRRFTLAPEDPAWVLPLPKVELDRNTGMIDNPRNERRGEDVE, encoded by the coding sequence ATGAAAAATTTATACTTGATTATTTGTTTCTTGGCTTTGTGTGGGTGCTCGGGTTTCTTGGAGGAGTACTCACAGGATAAGTCCTATATCAAGGGGTATGATGATTTGGACGAGATTTTACTGGGAAATGCTTATTTCGAAAGGTTTTACGTGACTAACGGTTGGCAATTTTCGGGTATTGCGGGAGAAGCTAATTTGGCTTGCTTACACGTGATGTCGGACGAATTGGCACAGCAGACCAAGGGAGACTCTTGGGTGGACGAAGGGGCGTGCGGTACAAGCTTCGGGTATCATACCTGGCAATACCGGGTGTACGAGAATTTGGAAGGGAAGACCGCGTGGGATGATGCGGCTGATTTCCGTCACTTGTATGCTCATATAAATGCTTGTAATATTATTTTGGATGAGGTTAAGGCGTATGAGAACGTGACCGAAGAAGAGGATGTGCAAAACGTAAGTAGAATTAAGGGGGAGAGTTATTTTCTGCGGGGTAGTTGCTATTTCTTCTTGGTGAATCTTTACGGGAAGCCTTATGCCAAAGCTACGGCGGGGAATGATCCGGCAGTGCCGATAAAATTGTCGAATAACGTGGAAGATAAATATTATCAAAGAAGTTCCGTTGCTGAAGTCTATAAGCAGGTGGTTGCGGATTTGTTAGAGGCGGAAAAGTATTTGAAGGATGTGCCGAAGAAATCGGTGTGGCGGGCGGATATTGTGGCAACGAGATTGATGTTGAGTCGTGTGTACCTGTATATGTGTGATTACGAGAATGCGGCTAAATATGCAAAATTGGTGACGGAAGAAGGACCGCGCTTGACGGATTTGAACGGGTATAGTAATTCACAGTTTTTGTATCCCGGTTTATCGGAGTTGATATTTTCTACCGGATCGACTTCTTTACCGGGGGCACTTTCTTTTTATGCTAGCTCGGAAACTTCAATTTCTACTTATGTTTCGAATCAAGATATGCGTGTTTCCGATGAATTGTATTTGGCTTACAAACCGGAGGAAGCAAAAGACTTGCGTTTGGAACATTTCATTGTTTCTTCCGATGACTTGGGATTGTTGTATAAAAAGATGTATGGGGCGGCGTGGGTGACTCCTGAGATGTCGGATGTATTCGTGCTACGGACGTCTGAGGCTTATTTGAATCTGGCAGAAGCGGCCGCTTGTGGGGAGGATGAAGTGACAGCCCGAAAGGCATTGAATGACTTGCGGGAGAGAAGAATTAAGCGGGAAGCTTTTGACAAAGCAGAGGTAAATGCCCTTTCAGGAGAAGAGTTAGTGCGCTTTATTCGGGAAGAACGTCGGCGAGAACTTTGTCTAGAAGGACATCGTTGGTTTGACCTGAGACGTTACAAGGTGGCTGAGAAATACCCGCAAGAGACGACGGTTAATCATATTGTTGAGAATAGAGTGTATAATGAATCAACGAGAAAGTATGAAACGATTTGGAAGCGTCGGTTTACTTTGGCCCCGGAGGATCCGGCTTGGGTGTTGCCCTTGCCTAAAGTGGAATTGGACAGGAATACGGGGATGATTGATAATCCCCGTAACGAGAGGAGAGGTGAAGATGTTGAATAA